In Gallus gallus isolate bGalGal1 chromosome 6, bGalGal1.mat.broiler.GRCg7b, whole genome shotgun sequence, a single genomic region encodes these proteins:
- the DHX32 gene encoding putative pre-mRNA-splicing factor ATP-dependent RNA helicase DHX32 isoform X1 — protein sequence MRKKRPCPTAKPKPGAHVVALSSREVDLQEMFNEKVQSRWHRGATGSSKQEWISPGLQSPRDPSVQSSPSSANVVLLAVAHVRKKMDFSNASPESHCISELLDSSDGEEEEILMYGEDLELNPFDGLPYSSRYYKLMKERQELPVWKVRCAFMESLLHHQIVIVSGDAKTGKSSQVPQWCAEHCLAAGCRHGAAVCSQARGQVAVRLALRAADEMDVNIGHEVGYFVPFESCCTTETILRYCTDDMLQREMMSAPLLNSYGVIILDDVHERTVPTDVLLGVLKHVLRARPALRLVILTAPHMSSKLQDFCGSVPLIRVENEHQAEVVYTCSMPKDHFLSALRLLFELHHTKEKGDIVIFLACEQDIDKAYQMIRQEQSNSNPDLGELIPVPLYPTRNDLIPKPNQDKQKCYQKYRRKVLLTTSSGGSLIRIKNITFVIDVGVERRKVYNPRIRADSVTTQPISKAQAEMHKQILSTSPSGKLFCLYPEEFTYKEMKPDFPAKIQESNLTSMVLFLKRMDIAGFRHCEFLSRPAPESLMQALEDLDYLAALDNDGNLSEFGIIMSEFPLDPQLSKSILASCEFECVDEMLTIAAMVTAPNCFLHTPSGTEEIALTCWRKFSHPAGDHFTLINVFNAFREASTNSAGQCCSNEKWCRNYFLSCSALRMAEMIRAELVEIMKRIELPISAPDFGSPENTLSIKKALLSGYFMQIARDVDGSGNYLMLTHRQVAKLHPFSSYYNTRRSPEWVLFHEFSISEDNSIRVVSEISPHLFVELAPQYYFSNLPPSESKDILQEVIDQLSPVSTTKEKQKANSDNKENEKYPQAPTEQRCIIQ from the exons CAAGCAGGAATGGATTTCCCCAGGTTTGCAGAGCCCGCGTGACCCGTCAGTACAAAGTTCCCCCTCCAGTGCTAATGTGGTTTTGCTGGCAGTGGctcatgtaagaaaaaaaatggacttTTCGAACGCTTCTCCAGAGAGCCACTGCATTTCAGAACTACTCGACAGCAGTGATGGTGAGGAAGAAGAGATACTGATGTATGGAGAGGATTTAGAGCTCAATCCTTTCGACGGCTTGCCTTACTCTTCCCGTTACTATAAGCTTATGAAAGAAAGACAAGAGCTGCCAGTATGGAAGGTGAGATGTGCCTTTATGGAAAGTTTGCTTCATCATCAAATCGTGATTGTGTCAGGAGATGCGAAGACTGGAAAGAGCTCCCAG GTCCCGCAGTGGtgtgctgagcactgcctggctgctggctgcaggcatggtgcagcagtgtgctcccAGGCACGCGGGCAGGTGGCGGTGAGGCTGGCCCTGCGTGCAGCTGATGAGATGGATGTCAACATCGGCCACGAAGTGGGGTACTTTGTCCCCTTCGAGAGCTGCTGCACAACGGAAACCATCCTCAG ATACTGCACAGATGATATGCTGCAGAGGGAAATGATGTCTGCTCCTCTTCTGAACTCTTATGGAGTTATCATTCTGGATGATGTGCATGAAAGAACTGTTCCCACTGATGTGCTGCTTGGTGTTCTTAAACATGTCTTGAGAGCGAGACCAGCCCTCAGGCTGGTGATACTCACTGCCCCCCACATGTCCAGCAAGCTGCAGGACTTCTGTGGCAGCGTCCCCCTCATCCGGGTGGAAAATGAGCACCAGGCAGAGGTGGTGTACACCTGCAGCATGCCAAAGGACCATTTTCTGTCTGCACTGAGGCTGCTCTTTGAGCTACACCATACGAAGGAGAAGGGTGACATCGTCATCTTCCTGGCATGCGAACAA GACATCGATAAAGCCTACCAAATGATCAGACAGGAACAGTCCAATTCAAATCCTGACCTCGGAGAGCTCATCCCAGTTCCTTTATACCCCACAAGAAACGACTTAATTCCCAAACCAAACCAAGACAAACAGAAATGCTaccagaaatacagaagaaaagtgCTACTTACCACAAGCTCTGGAGGATCTTTGATTCGGATTAAGAACATAACATTTGTCATTGACGTTGgtgtggaaagaagaaag GTGTACAATCCCAGAATCAGAGCAGACTCAGTTACAACACAGCCAATCAGCAAAGCCCAGGCAGAGATGCACAAACAAATTCTGAGCACGTCTCCATCAG GGAAACTCTTCTGTTTGTATCCTGAAGAATTTACGtacaaagaaatgaaaccagATTTCCCAGCCAAAATACAGGAATCCAACCTAACCAGCATGGTGCTCTTCCTGAAGAGGATGGATATAGCTGGCTTCAGACACTGTGAATTCCTAAGCAGGCCAG cTCCTGAAAGCCTGATGCAAGCTTTGGAGGACCTCGATTACCTAGCAGCCCTGGATAACGACGGAAACCTCTCTGAATTTGGAATCATTATGTCAGAATTTCCCCTGGATCCACAGCTGTCAAAATCAATTCTGGCTTCTTGTGAATTTGAGTGTGTTGATGAAATGCTCACCATTGCAGCCATGGTAACAG CTCCCAATTGCTTCCTGCACACACCTTCTGGGACAGAGGAGATTGCTCTTACTTGCTGGAGAAAATTCTCACACCCTGCGGGAGATCACTTCACTCTCATCAATGTCTTCAATGCCTTCAGGGAAGCCAGCACAAACTCTGCAGGCCAGT GCTGCAGTAATGAAAAATGGTGCCGTAATTATTTTCTAAGCTGTTCTGCACTGAGGATGGCAGAAATGATCAGAGCTGAACTAGTAGAGATTATGAAGCGCATTGAACTTCCCATTTCAGCACCAGACTTTGGATCACCAGAAAATACACTGAGCATTAAGAAAGCTCTCTTATCTGGCTACTTTATGCAA attGCTCGTGATGTAGATGGTTCAGGTAACTACTTAATGCTAACGCACAGACAAGTAGCCAAGCTTCATCCTTTTTCATCATATTATAACACCAGGAGGAGTCCTGAGTGGGTTTTGTTCCACGAGTTCAGCATCTCAGAAGACAATTCCATCAGAGTGGTCTCTGAAATATCACCCCATCT GTTCGTAGAGTTGGCACCTCAGTATTACTTTAGCAATCTTCCTCCTAGTGAAAGTAAGGATATTCTGCAGGAAGTGATCGATCAGCTGTCACCCGTTTCAACCACcaaggagaaacagaaagctaACAGtgacaacaaagaaaatgaaaaatacccCCAAGCTCCCACTGAGCAGAGATGTATTATCCAGTGA
- the BCCIP gene encoding BRCA2 and CDKN1A-interacting protein, whose protein sequence is MATPAKRRARQRPAAPERDSESDSDSEPESGDSGSEEDEQVDEEVNVEFEAHSISDSDYNGIKKLLQQLFLKAPVNTAELTDILIQQNHIGSIIKQAEVQDDGSDDDDVDDDEVFGFISFLNLTERKGTQCAEQIKELILSRCEKSCEQRVVEQLDKLLKDDTKPVGLLLSERFINVPPQIALPMHQQLQKELKEAQRTNKPCGKCHYYLLISKTFTEATKNSKKKEGRNQQKEELMFANAEEEFFYENALLKFSYSVQEESDTCLGGRWSFDDVPMKPWRTVMVVPADGIHVIMDKLKDYLS, encoded by the exons ATGGCCACGCCGGCCAAGCGCAGAGCCCGGCAGCGGCCTGCAGCTCCGGAGCGGGACTCGGAGTCGGATTCGGACTCGGAGCCGGAATCGGGCGACTCAGGGTCCGAGGAGGACGAGCAGGTCGATGAG GAGGTGAATGTTGAATTTGAAGCGCATTCCATATCAGACAGTGACTACAATGGGATAAAGAAGCTGCTCCAGCAG TTGTTCCTAAAAGCTCCTGTTAACACTGCTGAGTTAACCGATATATTAATACAACAGAATCACATTGGAAGTATTATCAAG CAAGCAGAAGTCCAAGACGATGgcagtgatgatgatgatgtcgATGATGATGAAGTCTTTGGTTTTATAAGCTTCCTAAACTTAACTGAAAGGAAG GGTACACAGTGTGCTGAGCAAATCAAAGAGCTGATTCTAAGTCGGTGTGagaagagctgtgagcagcGCGTAGTTGAACAGCTGGATAAGCTCCTGAAAGATGATACTAAGCCTGTGGGTCTGCTTCTGAGTGAAAGATTCATTAATGTACCACCACAGATTGCTTTGCCCATGCACCAGCAGCTTCA GAAAGAATTAAAGGAGGCacagagaacaaacaaaccTTGTGGAAAGTGTCACTATTACCTTCTTATCAGCAAGACCTTTACAGAAGCCACAAAGAATTCtaagaagaaggaagggagaaatcAGCAAAAGGAGGAATTAATGTTTGCAAATGCAGAGGAGGAATTCTTTTATGAG aATGCTCTTCTGAAGTTCAGCTACTCTGTGCAAGAGGAAAGTGACACCTGTTTGGGGGGCAGATGGTCCTTTGATGACGTACCAATGAAACCTTGGCGGACTGTCATGGTAGTTCCAGCGGATGGAATTCATGTAATTATGGATAAACTCAAAGACTATCTCTCATGA